A genomic window from Pyricularia oryzae 70-15 chromosome 7, whole genome shotgun sequence includes:
- a CDS encoding C6 zinc finger domain-containing protein, variant, which translates to MADDLRRRGLQPRDPRDDTQYPKQEDDDRLRTQPPQHHRSNGSNMAAAGPITLPSIHDYPPTAQRGPPPPHDQPRSAYSLSPTESDNGPPPPGQAYHLPPVHAIDGRGPPQPQDPRHLQGSHRPAQAEPRNPYYPGPPPPPRQGGYPQDGGYAPVYTYHQAPPGAIMGPFDYRNVPNAQQASAPRQRTSIACRYCRKRKIRCSGYQTTADGKCMNCKKTGNDCVFQPVSSGTTAFVPVSAIPGGVAPGTQLFGAFGQPLGPPPGPGPHNVPHHLQPPHPMQQPHQMQTPPQMPLPSPTGSYYDERMEGSRRRPRGPEDDHQHGPRLPPPHPHQQEEDPRRRSPASAQSSTPPTVYHAYSRNDSSTPPTAPYHHQSHPLQHLQHQQAPPHLQAHHQQTDRPMPGHFARRDSPGAAPQPPHIQQGPPPPPQAPRQPSPNQATSPSSKGIMSLSALIDHKSGPSSSDPRGNNIDNSMLGRLNGRR; encoded by the exons ATGGCCGATGACCTTCGCAGACGAGGGCTACAACCCCGCGATCCACGCGACGACACACAGTATCCCAAGCaagaggacgacgacagACTGAGGACTCAACCACCACAACACCATCGTTCCAACGGATCCAAcatggccgccgccggtcCTATCACCCTTCCGTCTATCCATGACTACCCTCCCACTGCTCAAAGGGGACCTCCTCCACCCCATGACCAGCCGCGGTCGGCGTACTCGCTATCTCCCACCGAGAGCGACAATGGACCTCCGCCACCCGGGCAAGCTTACCACCTCCCGCCAGTGCATGCAATCGACGGCAGGGGACCACCACAACCTCAAGACCCCAGGCATCTCCAAGGCAGTCATCGACCCGCGCAGGCCGAGCCAAGGAACCCCTATTACCCTGgaccgccaccaccgccacgtCAGGGCGGTTACCCGCAAGATGGTGGTTATGCTCCGGTCTACACCTACCATCAGGCACCGCCCGGGGCCATAATGGGACCTTTCGACTACCGCAACGTACCGAATGCTCAACAGGCCAGCGCGCCCAGGCAGCGAACTTCTATTGCTTGCCGGTACTGCCGGAAACGCAAG ATCCGCTGCAGCGGCTACCAAACTACAGCCGATGGCAAATGTATGAACTGCAAAAAGACTGGAAACGACTGCGTTTTTCAGCCGGTTTCTAGTGGCACGACTGCCTTTGTGCCCGTCTCTGCTATTCCTGGAGGTGTCGCACCTGGTACCCAACTCTTTGGTGCTTTTGGACAACCTCTTGGGCCTCCCCCGGGTCCCGGTCCTCACAATGTTCCACATCACCTGCAGCCTCCGCATccgatgcagcagccgcaccAAATGCAAACGCCACCTCAGATGCCACTTCCTTCGCCGACTGGAAGCTACTACGACGAGAGGATGGAGGGCAGCAGGAGGAGGCCTCGTGGTCCTGAGGACGACCACCAACATGGGCCACGCCTGCCGCCTCCTCACCCTCACCAGCAGGAGGAGGACCCCCGTAGACGCTCCCCTGCCTCTGCGCAGAGCAGCACTCCGCCAACTGTCTACCATGCTTACTCACGCAACGACAGCAGCACCCCGCCGACTGCTCCCTACCACCATCAGTCGCACCCGCTTCAGCAcctccagcaccagcaaGCGCCGCCTCATCTCCAGGCTCACCACCAGCAGACTGACCGCCCTATGCCCGGTCATTTTGCCCGCCGCGACAGCCCGGGAGCCGCACCACAGCCCCCGCATATTCAGCAGGGCCCTCCGCCTCCACCGCAGGCTCCGCGACAGCCCTCACCCAACCAGGCTACTTCGCCCTCTTCAAAGGGAATCATGAGCCTGAGCGCTCTCATTGACCACAAGTCTGGTCCATCGAGCAGCGATCCTCGAGGCAACAACATTGACAACTCAATGCTCGGACGACTCAACGGCCGGCGCTAG